AGTTTGGAGATTTTTACAGGACTTGGTCTTATTCTGGGACCACCAGTGGGAGGGTGGTTCTACCAGTCCTTTGGATATGAAGTCCCTTTTATGCTTCTCGGATGTTTCTTGCTGATCATGGTTCCTTTCAACATTTATGTCTTGCCAACCATTGGTATCAGTTTGGACATTTATGCAAATTATTTGTTAACTTTCAGTTAGTTCAGGAAGTTTATTTTACTTGGATTGTAACACTGAGCTCTATTTTGTACTTGTCTCCACACTCAGATGCAGAACCCTCAAAGGATTCATTCTTTCGGCTCCTTACCCATATGAAAATAGTCCTGATCTGCTATGTGATATTCACTCTTAGTGCAGGTCTGGGGTTCTTAGATGCCACTTTGTCCCTGTTTTCGATTAACACGGTAATCTCCTAGCATCTCATACAGCCAGCTTGCATCATATACAACCTTCTATGTGTCATGTGATTGAATGTTTTTCCTTTGGTTGTCCCTAGTTTAACCTCTCACCTGGCTACGTGGGGCTCATCATGCTTGGTTTGTCACTGCCATATTGCCTGGCATCACCACTGATAGGTTATTTCACTGATAAATATCCAGTGAGTATGAAAGCAACCAAAATGATTAAACATGGGTAATTATTTTATGGTAGTAAAACATAGTGTGTTGGTGTTTATCAGGCCAACAGGAGTTGGTTCATGGTCACAGGGGGTATTGCCACAGCAGCCAGTTTCTGTCTGCTCGGCCCTGTTCCTTTCCTACACATCCCGAGGTGAGCATGTGATAAAGACATACAGTAACGTAGGCTCAACTCTAAAGGAATAGTTTGTTGTTTGAGAAGTGTCATTTGGTTTATTTCTTGGAGTTGGATAAGAGCATTGATAACCTGCATTGATATACCTGCTCATTTAATATGGAAAACAGTATATTAACAATTCAAAGACTCTGCTTTTGTCTGTATAGGATTTATATGTTACATTCATTATGagttaaacatttcttttgttgACTTAGGACTTCCTAATAGCTTTTTGGGAACTATGAAAACAGCTTGGTTTGCACTGAGTGACAGCTGATAATAATATTTTGTACATGTAGTAAGCTGTGGTTGACGATCCTGATGCTTGGTATAATTGGGTTTTCTCTGGGCATGACTGCAATCCCCACGTTCCCCGAGATCATCACATGTGCATAGTGAGTGACTTCACGTTACTTGTACATTGTGACctgtagttatttttttacaacacaaGGTGGCACACATGCActatttttctttgcagtgaACAAGGATTCGAAGAAGGACTGAGTACTCTTGGCATGGTTTCTGGGTTATTTGGGGCAGTCTGGTCCATCGGGtaagtgttactgttttttaatGAGCCATTCTCTACTTCAGTCTAAATCATGTCTTCATGTCTAAATCTAGAAATTAAAAAATCTAGACCTCATAGGTTTATAACACAATGGATATGGTGTCATGGTAATTTCCTGCctttagattttaaatattttgattttgattttgattttaaagttGAAATTTGTTTTTAGGATGTTTTATGGCCCAATAGTAGGTGGCCTCATCACACAACATCTGAGTTTTGAATGGgcagctgcagtccaaggaGGCCTGGCATTTTTGGCTGTAAGTTTTAAATAATTTAGACGTGTAAACATTCTCACTggcattttattgttttctctctgtcattccAGTTTATACTGTAGTTTATCACTATATCATCAAGAATACAGGACTAGTTACTCATGCACTTCAGGGTGCATGAGGGCTTTCCTTGCATGGCATTATTGATGAGGACTGATAAATGTGATCTCAGGCCCAGTAACCATTTGTCAGTTAAACATTTCATAAAGACTGATAGAAAGAGAAGCATGTGATTGTCGTTTCTCAGCAGTTACACACATGAAATTCACTGATCACTCTGTCCTCAGGCCTTTCTGCTCACTTTGTATTATCGCTGTCAACGACCACGACAACAAAGGTAATTATTAACCTCAAATCAGGAAAATCAGTGTTATGTCCAATGTTGAGATGCctatatatatagtatgtagAAGCATATTTATCATTGTTTCTGTGGTTTACCAGAATCTGAATATATAACTTTTACTATTGTGTTTGAATTAAAGTGTTCGAGAAGACAGGAGTAGACGAACAGATGAAAGTACTCCTCtcctgaatgaatgaaaatgccTTAAAAATGTGGAAGGATGCCAAACTGAACAAAACCAGACCCTAAGGGTTTTTCTACCTGGGATTATCACAAATAATAAATTTGTATTAACTGACTTGTAAGtgttataaattataataaCTTGTGTGGCAGGGATTGTAATGATTTGTTTGTAGTATGTGCTCTCCTGCAGCTATGTTATTCACTTTAGGGTGCTACAGGATTTGGAAATaactattttatattattttatactttatatGACATAATCACTGCGTGACTTTTAACAAATGTAACTCAAACTGCTGTAATGATGATCTTAAGGTTTTTAAATCATGACTGATTTAGGATTAAACTGACATGTCATGAGCTGCTGAATACAGAGAAATATGACTGAAGGTACATTTATGACATTATGTTTATTAAGTgatacattaaaatgtaatggTCATAGAAAACCTCATGTAATACACATCCTAACTTTAGTATAACTGTGGGAGTGATGCAGATTTCTCTGCAGTTAGTGTAAATTCTTTTCAGAATGAACAATTTTAGGTTAATGAATCTTTAACCTTTGCactgatttaaataaaaagtaaaatacatataaaaatatatttttacttacTGTATGCATGGAAATCACCATTTCTCTATACAACAAGGAAGTCACAGACTAAATCTTAGAAAGTTATCCAAAACATTAGCTGTAATCTAAAACAATCTGTTCACTCCTAAAATGAATTGTGTTCTTGATGTGGACTATAATTTTGAAACGAAAAGATATTAAGATATATCaaagttaaatataaaacttAAATATAATACCATTACGTGTCAATGCTAATGAACAGcatatgttaatgttaatataCAGGTAACTCAATTGGACTAGCTCAAGTTCAGCAGAATAatttgaaatatattaaaagcatgatgcttaaaatacacacattaatgatttttagatttttttagtGTTAACTTATGATTTACAGAAATAGAGGagcaaaacatttataaattaatcatttgcattttttatagTTGAGGAAATAtagaaactgaaagaaatgtgtTAAGTTGAATATATGCAAAAAGGATTCAAAGCATTCTATAATTTTTGatgtgaagatttttttttataaacaaattttgacatttgtgcaGTTGCACAgtatagaaaacaaacatagtgacagtttaaataaaaataaaaatccatctAAGCAAAACAGCACTCGAGCTGAAAACAGTCCTGTCAGTGAGTTTATTTATCAGGCTCAAAGGCACCGTTAGTCTGACCTGTTGGTCTCTTTGGGAGAGGTCTGTCTGCTGgtctccctctcctcctgctgctgctgctcggcCCCGTAGCATCTGCATCTGAAAATGTGGTCTGAGATGGCAGTGCAGGGACTCCTGTTCTTTTCACCTTCTTTTTCCTTCTAGCTCTGTGGGAAAGCCATATTTGATAATACAGATTATTAGTGATATGACATATCAGTTAGAAAACTGTGCTGCCGTGCTTTGCTTTAGGAGGAGCACAACCTAGAGCCTCATGCAGTGTTTACTAAAGCATGCCAGTCAGGAGGGTTTAAGCAAAACAATAGTGAAGGGAGCCGCTTACTTGGCATCAGTCAATTCTGGTTCTGTGTCAGAAAGGGTTGGCTCAGAAAGAAACTTAAGTTCCCCAGAAGAACTAATTGCAGCAGAGACCTTGGAAGAGTAAGGaatgagaaaacataaaacaaccaccagaaaaatacagaaacaccgATAGATACCGAAGACAGAAACTACAATCACCATGCATTCGTTTTTACAtatcaaataaacataaacctCCTCCCAAAATCTGTTTCCAGTATCTTTCATATTTCAccaattttacaaaaatatgtcTTAGTATGGCTTTGATACTTTTAACTAAAATGTTTCCATTGCACTTCCATAATAGTTCAAATATTCATCAGCAGGCAAACGCACAACTTCAGTCAGGTGTTGGATAATAATTGGCCTCACAAAAAGAAGCTACAATTCATCTACAATAggattaaaagacaaaaaataccGACAGTGTTATCTCTACAGTTGCTGTGAGAAAGACCatctgtggtgaaaatgttgtcACATCTCATCTACAAGAGTAGATGAGTAGAATAAAGGGTAAATACGCTCAGGGAAACAGTGTTCAGTTCTTCTATCTCCTTACCCTGGTTGGTGTCGACCTCTCCACAGTCTCCTCAGACAAGGCTGCATGTGCCTCACCAGACTGAGCTACCTCTTCACTGCAGTCCCctacaataaaataattccGATTTGAAGGGTTCATTTACATTAACCAGAATTAGACCATCTACCAGAAGGAAATATAATCCACTTACTCTGATCTGCTACATAAGAAGCAAGAAAATATCCCTGCTGCCCATTGGCCAGGCGTCCAAACCACCAGTTGTCATTGTCTTTGTACAGCACTTCGATGACATCGCCGCGGTGTATCGTCAGTTCATCAGACCGATTAGCTTTGTAGTTATAAAGTGAGACAACCTAGAAGAGGAATGACAATGGATTGAGCACGAGAGGGGAAAAGGTTGCATGGGACTGATCTCAGTTAAACTGCATGCAGTGCGTAGTACTTGTTGAACGGGAGCTGAATCTCTTCCCACATGGACACCAGAAGAAATGTGATCAGGAACGGTCTGATGGAGAAAAAGAGCATTTGTATAAGTGTTTGTGGTGATCGACtggagcaacagcagcagcaaagattTGGTTAacaagaaatgaaagcacatgacAGGAAGAAGCACATAAAGTAATAAACTTCAAAAACAATTAACATCTTTACCGTTTGAAGCCTGAATGATGGCACTCTTTTCACACGCTGACCAACTGGACTGAACTGACCTGAAACCacaattaataaaaacaaaatgcaagcATTACTACTTCAACTTAGACAGTAACATAATCCACTGATACATGTTTACAGAGATCACTTACAGATCCACGTCAAAATTACAAGAGGTCTACATTGTTCAGGGGCCTCTAACTCACAATGCATTTGATCCTAGTCACCCTGTGCTATACTTTGTACAACTATAATCCTGGTGAATATTTTGACCTTACATTCTATAGGACTGCAGAAAAACCCATTTATTGGTTAAAGGCAAGTAATTGTGAGTAACTGAACAAGCTACTGACGGTTTTGGCTGCCCAGAGCTGCCTGGGGGATAAGCTGCTCCGCCAGAGAACCAGAGAGCTGCAGCTTGGAGTGTGGAGACAGGAGAGATGGAGACGGTAATGAGGCATTTAATCCTgtctgaaaaggaaaaaactggATTTGACTTGCATGgcactttatttcatttcaaaatagcAGTAATTTAATAACTATATTCTCCTTTACGTAGATCTGCTCAGgctcctgcttttttttttttttttttttttattacaattttcAAAGTCACAGGTGTGAATTTGAAGTCAAGATTAAATTGAAGTGTCAAGGTTTCCTATAAATACTATACATTTTCAGCAAGATAATCTGAATGAAGGGATTAGCATGAATGCAATGTGCTGCTATaatgcatgtttgatttgagtTTATTATTAGAAATGCACAGACAATAGCTtcttaaaattattttcatttcttatgTTTCCTCCCTGAATGCTTAAGAGCGATCCAAGCTgatagagattaaaaaaaacaccaagtCAGTGTTGGCATAAAGGACTTGACAGGTTACATCACCATCTGTGACCTCAATAAAGACCAAGTATTCAAAATACTCACTGTGCCAGCCTCTGATGTCAAGCTCCTCCCTGTGTAAGTAACGTGTAGTAAAGCCCATTTTGCAtgcaaagcacaaaaacaagacaaaatattttccatgtgAAAGCACAGACAACAatatggcacacacacacacacacacacggtatATATTATTCCAGATGTAATGATGTACATGATACTAATAATGTACCTCGCTCATAAATGTAGCCAGAAGACCTTTGGTGTGTTTCCTGAAAAAGGTTTGAAAGTGTGAGGTTTGGTGTATACTCTCTACTAAGAATTCAAAGCAATATTCAGTCAACAGGTAATAGAGGTTGAGTATTTACAAGTACTGAATCCAGTTGCTCCTTAACACACTGCATTTTCAGAGCAATTCTCGCTGCTTGGGTAAACTGATCAATGGCTGTGTCCTGTAACAGCAGGGAGTCAGGTGTGTTTCCCATAGTTCTGGTGTCAGTAGAAACTGATCTCATGGCTTTTAAATTGTGCACTTCCAGCTGGGAAACTGTATGGAGCAGTAAGAGACAGTTACAGATTAGTTCTGTATTTCAGTCGGTGCACATCACTATTGGCTGCCTTTAGCTGAAATGAATGAGGCATCCAGGAGCCActtgcaagaaaacaaaatggcaaAGAAATCACAAACCTTTGCGGTCATACAGGTACACATGGACAGGCTGGCTATGACCAAAGCCACAGAAAGCAATCATGTTCTCATGAGGGTGGAAGGACACACCATGGAGAGCAGAGCGGTAAGAAAGCTCCGAGTACACTGCAACTTGGTCCCCTGGGAAGATAACATTTCTGAAATCTGGAGCTGCTATATAAAATATTGTCAGAACTGTTCAAATCCAACTAGCTTCCTTATTACTGAATAAAAACCTCACCTGTGTCAATATTCCAGACATATGCCATCCCATCCTCGCTACCAGAAAAGATAAAGTTCCCACAGGGCGTGAAAGTGCTGTAAATCCTTTCTCTGTAGTTTGTAGCTCCAATGTATTTCTTTACAGccagactgaaagacagcatTTAAATGGTtaagaaaatatgaatttatatttaaaaccGAACACATACATGATAGATCCTAAACTATGATACATTCATTTGAATATACATATTTGCATTAGTTTGACTTTATATTAGGAAttccatttttttctatatatatatattgttcaaattatttgtctttctttgctttATTATTTCTTGTGGTTTTATAGGgtcatttttaagttttgtcTCCTTTACATTCTTAAGTCCATCATCCTCAGGACACTGTCTTTGGCATGGATGAGCAGGCATCGCCCGTTCGGATGGAGCTGCAGCATGTTTATGGGGATTCCGCTGAGGTCACTCTCATCAATTTTCTGCCAAGAGACAACatgtagaatttaaaattacagtagaatatttttgtctctctgtAAAACACTCACAAATCTAAAGTATACGATGTGATGTGTGCATGCAAATGTCCTGTACCTTCTCTATACACCAGTGATGACATGGCTGCTGCCTGCTGTCATTTACTGAAGTTCTCCACACAATGATTAGGCCTGTGTTGTCCGCAGAGAACATTCTCCGTCCTAATTCCAAACAATataacaaaagaaacaacattaCCTAAattatttactttactttcttaaaaaaaaagaatattatgTTAAAATTACACAAGAACAATACTTTTGTCTCTTGCAAAAGTTTGCAACATAAATACAGCCTTTCCCAGCGTGCAATGGGAAAGACATCCAGTGCACTCTGCATCAGTTGCCCCCAACAGTAATAGTCAATGACAGGGTTCCTGTGGATACAGGAACAACACTGCAGACATCATACCTTCAGAGTCGAAACAAACTGTGTTGATGAAACCGCTGTGACCCTCAAACTCCTGCAGCAGCCGGCCATTCACATCATCGACATCAAGCCTCCACACTCGTACCAGAGAGTCATAGCCTCCGGTCAGCACCAGGTTCTGGGCTGCAGGGTGGTACTGAGCACAGTACACAAAGCATGGATGAGGGAGCACCTTCTGGGCTGTTTCCATAAGATTCTCCACATTCCACTCTCTTATAAGATGGAGAAAAATAGAATAAAGCAAGTATTATTTGAATATACTCTTTAGCCAGAACACAAAGATTACATTTCGATATCAGCTGTGTCACTGGTATCACTGGTAACAGTTTTTACAACAATTCATCAACTGCTTCATAATCACTATTATTCTGtgttatttcttatttattactttataaACAGAAATTCACCTGACGGTTCCGTCAGAGGAGGCAGACAAAAGGCCCCGGTCGTCTCTGGACCAGCAGAGATCATAGACAATTTTGAGATGACCACTGAAGGCAGCCAAAACCTTGCCAGAGGGAATCTCATAtactgaaacagaaaatgaccaGGTTAATCTTTATCCAGTGTATTTTCAAACCACTGTATATTGGAAGCTGCATTATGCTACTGCATACTGTATAAAAACACCACGTTAATTGGCTATTATGGAGTGAGCAGCATCAGCAGAGGGAGTTTAACACTGATGAGGACGTCCTTACCTACAACAGGGAAAGCATCTCTGTCAGCACAAGCTGCAGCCAACATTGTTCCAGCAT
The nucleotide sequence above comes from Mastacembelus armatus chromosome 22, fMasArm1.2, whole genome shotgun sequence. Encoded proteins:
- the slc18b1 gene encoding MFS-type transporter SLC18B1 — encoded protein: MDQLADRQPTDDRTAAESSDPRQRMTRQQTLTLISMASVNLSSMICYSILGPFFPIEAVKKGASQTVIGLIFGCYAVCNLIGSLILGKYIVQIGAKFMLITGLFVSSGCTILFGLLDRVPEGPTFLALCFVVRSVDAVGFAAAMTSSFAMTAKIFPNNVATVLGSLEIFTGLGLILGPPVGGWFYQSFGYEVPFMLLGCFLLIMVPFNIYVLPTIDAEPSKDSFFRLLTHMKIVLICYVIFTLSAGLGFLDATLSLFSINTFNLSPGYVGLIMLGLSLPYCLASPLIGYFTDKYPANRSWFMVTGGIATAASFCLLGPVPFLHIPSKLWLTILMLGIIGFSLGMTAIPTFPEIITCAYEQGFEEGLSTLGMVSGLFGAVWSIGMFYGPIVGGLITQHLSFEWAAAVQGGLAFLAAFLLTLYYRCQRPRQQSVREDRSRRTDESTPLLNE
- the ahi1 gene encoding jouberin isoform X1, with product MPAGESEERAKTRERFNEVFKKYTESEKKKLKKKKHEAQETIVLQNLKKNLDLEKDTEDDEAILHNTYHTEQDSPHFIKNRRDEREITERANINGNSNQGEIQTSKSTKKKNKRELPSFPGPEDTTNFIQKDADASKSGIDLEPGSVGGGRDSKRKSKKGKVKEVSEAKAENLLDDADDKLLNEYQQQIAQVEERTLTKAKIKSEGESVVSQNVTLNNSVVKKKKKKLKSVVTDSDVGDQDEGADLDADVENETGYKGKKKKKKEKHIVKEESETEADVPQQPTFDDSLVLGVYVHRTDRLKTNLLISHPMVKIHVVDEITGQYVKKEDCHRPVSSFYEQENIDHILPIMTQPFDFKKNKSVIPEWQEQIIFNERFGYFIQQNDQSPRVILFFEILDFITMEEARANTDADRHERGFKKIAWAFLKLVGTNGVLNINSKFRLQLFCPFPRTKRQPKTIEVVEWWQKYPRQKYSSTLYVTVKGIKLPDHVDPSIRSMMALQEERGSTTYSDLQNEVTKRNLTQHSDGKTPVWRWSRLPGQVCRIPNKPILAFRGGHMGCFTVLFSHAGTMLAAACADRDAFPVVVYEIPSGKVLAAFSGHLKIVYDLCWSRDDRGLLSASSDGTVREWNVENLMETAQKVLPHPCFVYCAQYHPAAQNLVLTGGYDSLVRVWRLDVDDVNGRLLQEFEGHSGFINTVCFDSEGRRMFSADNTGLIIVWRTSVNDSRQQPCHHWCIEKKIDESDLSGIPINMLQLHPNGRCLLIHAKDSVLRMMDLRILAVKKYIGATNYRERIYSTFTPCGNFIFSGSEDGMAYVWNIDTGDQVAVYSELSYRSALHGVSFHPHENMIAFCGFGHSQPVHVYLYDRKVSQLEVHNLKAMRSVSTDTRTMGNTPDSLLLQDTAIDQFTQAARIALKMQCVKEQLDSVLETHQRSSGYIYERGRSLTSEAGTTGLNASLPSPSLLSPHSKLQLSGSLAEQLIPQAALGSQNRQFSPVGQRVKRVPSFRLQTTVPDHISSGVHVGRDSAPVQQVVSLYNYKANRSDELTIHRGDVIEVLYKDNDNWWFGRLANGQQGYFLASYVADQRDCSEEVAQSGEAHAALSEETVERSTPTRVSAAISSSGELKFLSEPTLSDTEPELTDAKARRKKKVKRTGVPALPSQTTFSDADATGPSSSSRRRGRPADRPLPKRPTGQTNGAFEPDK
- the ahi1 gene encoding jouberin isoform X2; translation: MPAGESEERAKTRERFNEVFKKYTESEKKKLKKKKHEAQETIVLQNLKKNLDLEKDTEDDEAILHNTYHTEQDSPHFIKNRRDEREITERANINGNSNQGEIQTSKSTKKKNKRELPSFPGPEDTTNFIQKDADASKSGIDLEPGSVGGGRDSKRKSKKGKVKEVSEAKAENLLDDADDKLLNEYQQQIAQVEERTLTKAKIKSEGESVVSQNVTLNNSVVKKKKKKLKSVVTDSDVGDQDEGADLDADVENETGYKGKKKKKKEKHIVKEESETEADVPQQPTFDDSLVLGVYVHRTDRLKTNLLISHPMVKIHVVDEITGQYVKKEDCHRPVSSFYEQENIDHILPIMTQPFDFKKNKSVIPEWQEQIIFNERFGYFIQQNDQSPRVILFFEILDFITMEEARANTDADRHERGFKKIAWAFLKLVGTNGVLNINSKFRLQLFCPFPRTKRQPKTIEVVEWWQKYPRQKYSSTLYVTVKGIKLPDHVDPSIRSMMALQEERGSTTYSDLQNEVTKRNLTQHSDGKTPVWRWSRLPGQVCRIPNKPILAFRGGHMGCFTVLFSHAGTMLAAACADRDAFPVVVYEIPSGKVLAAFSGHLKIVYDLCWSRDDRGLLSASSDGTVREWNVENLMETAQKVLPHPCFVYCAQYHPAAQNLVLTGGYDSLVRVWRLDVDDVNGRLLQEFEGHSGFINTVCFDSEGRRMFSADNTGLIIVWRTSVNDSRQQPCHHWCIEKKIDESDLSGIPINMLQLHPNGRCLLIHAKDSVLRMMDLRILAVKKYIGATNYRERIYSTFTPCGNFIFSGSEDGMAYVWNIDTGDQVAVYSELSYRSALHGVSFHPHENMIAFCGFGHSQPVHVYLYDRKVSQLEVHNLKAMRSVSTDTRTMGNTPDSLLLQDTAIDQFTQAARIALKMQCVKEQLDSVLETHQRSSGYIYERGRSLTSEAGTLQLSGSLAEQLIPQAALGSQNRQFSPVGQRVKRVPSFRLQTTVPDHISSGVHVGRDSAPVQQVVSLYNYKANRSDELTIHRGDVIEVLYKDNDNWWFGRLANGQQGYFLASYVADQRDCSEEVAQSGEAHAALSEETVERSTPTRVSAAISSSGELKFLSEPTLSDTEPELTDAKARRKKKVKRTGVPALPSQTTFSDADATGPSSSSRRRGRPADRPLPKRPTGQTNGAFEPDK